The Anabaena sp. WA102 genome contains a region encoding:
- the rlmB gene encoding 23S rRNA (guanosine(2251)-2'-O)-methyltransferase RlmB codes for MRGDREGKSFSVKPRSRYGSEPSPEGRGDREGKSFSVKPRSRYGSEPSSEITLANEGKSFTSRYRPSYQSSQELPEITSTEETDLIYGRHPVLTALENERSINRLWITTRLRYDPRFHHLILQAKDNGAVIDEVEPMRLDQITGRANHQGIAAQIAPYAYIELEDLIAKSKSITDPVIVVADGITDPHNLGAIIRTAEAIGAHGLVIPQRRAAGITSTVVKVAAGALETFPVSRVVNLGRALEQLKEQGFWIYGTAVTGSEPLQSVKFSGPVVLVVGGEGEGLGMLTQRSCDVLVSIPLQGKTPSLNASVATGMALYEIYRQKSQNTLYLDKLQTIALKKQ; via the coding sequence GTGAGAGGAGACAGAGAAGGTAAATCATTCTCAGTTAAACCCCGCTCTCGCTACGGTTCTGAACCATCCCCAGAAGGTAGAGGAGACAGAGAAGGTAAATCATTCTCAGTTAAACCCCGCTCTCGCTACGGTTCTGAACCATCCTCAGAAATCACCTTAGCAAATGAAGGTAAATCCTTCACCAGTAGATATCGTCCTTCTTATCAGTCTTCCCAGGAACTTCCAGAAATTACATCCACAGAAGAGACTGATTTAATCTATGGTCGTCATCCAGTTTTGACGGCGTTGGAAAATGAACGCAGTATTAACCGTCTTTGGATTACTACTCGTCTTCGTTATGATCCCAGATTCCATCATTTGATTTTGCAAGCCAAGGATAATGGCGCAGTGATTGATGAAGTTGAACCAATGCGGTTAGACCAAATTACTGGTCGCGCTAACCACCAAGGAATAGCGGCTCAAATTGCTCCTTATGCCTATATTGAATTAGAAGACCTGATTGCTAAGTCCAAATCTATTACTGATCCTGTCATTGTAGTTGCTGATGGTATTACTGATCCCCATAATTTAGGGGCGATTATTCGCACGGCGGAAGCTATTGGCGCTCATGGTTTGGTGATTCCCCAAAGAAGAGCAGCGGGAATTACTTCTACTGTCGTAAAAGTGGCGGCAGGTGCATTAGAAACCTTTCCTGTATCTAGAGTTGTCAACCTGGGTCGCGCTTTAGAACAGTTAAAAGAACAAGGCTTTTGGATTTATGGAACTGCGGTTACAGGTAGCGAACCATTACAAAGTGTTAAGTTTAGCGGACCGGTGGTTTTAGTTGTGGGTGGTGAAGGCGAAGGTCTGGGGATGTTGACACAACGTTCCTGTGATGTTTTGGTGTCTATTCCCTTACAAGGTAAGACTCCTAGCCTCAATGCGTCGGTGGCAACTGGTATGGCACTTTACGAAATTTATCGTCAAAAATCGCAGAATACACTGTATCTTGATAAACTACAGACAATTGCTTTGAAAAAACAATAG
- a CDS encoding Mini-ribonuclease 3 — MKSKEETGEHEEDETATQHSSEIYPWLVNATQLPQQISPAQIKQISPSALAYLGDAIYELYVRMFYLWPQQRLENYHRSVVDQVRAETQALHLRMLTPYLRSNELEIVRRGRNSATSRHKRLNPEIYQQATSLETLVGYLYLTDYPRLTELLQKLPLEK; from the coding sequence GTGAAGTCCAAGGAGGAAACAGGCGAACACGAAGAAGATGAAACCGCTACACAGCATTCATCAGAGATTTACCCGTGGTTGGTAAATGCGACGCAACTACCCCAGCAAATATCCCCAGCCCAAATAAAACAGATATCTCCTTCAGCATTAGCCTACTTGGGGGACGCAATTTACGAATTATATGTTAGAATGTTTTATCTGTGGCCACAACAACGATTGGAAAATTACCATCGTTCCGTAGTGGATCAGGTAAGAGCAGAAACACAAGCGCTACATTTGCGAATGTTAACTCCTTACTTGAGGAGTAACGAATTAGAAATTGTTCGCAGAGGTCGTAACTCTGCTACGAGTCGTCATAAACGACTAAATCCCGAAATTTATCAACAGGCAACTAGTTTAGAAACCTTAGTTGGCTACCTATATCTTACTGATTACCCCCGTTTAACCGAGCTATTACAAAAACTTCCCCTAGAGAAATAG
- a CDS encoding STAS domain-containing protein produces the protein MSLRGTREVRDSCQLLRLTGLLDAFSEPTFTKVIGSKIEEGPKNIILDLSRIDFVDSSGLGALVRLAKLAKPESQSEGSFQIVTNARVTQTVKLVRLEKFLSLQVSVEAALENIPAD, from the coding sequence GTGAGCCTGAGAGGTACACGCGAAGTCCGCGATAGCTGTCAGCTATTACGCCTCACAGGTTTATTAGACGCTTTCTCTGAGCCGACATTCACTAAAGTAATTGGCAGTAAAATCGAGGAAGGTCCAAAAAACATCATTTTAGACCTCTCACGTATTGACTTTGTGGATAGCTCTGGCTTAGGTGCGCTTGTAAGACTAGCCAAACTGGCTAAACCTGAATCTCAAAGTGAAGGCAGTTTCCAAATTGTCACTAATGCTCGTGTCACCCAAACGGTTAAGCTTGTTCGTTTAGAAAAGTTTCTCTCCCTACAAGTTTCAGTTGAGGCAGCCCTAGAAAACATCCCAGCAGATTGA
- the carA gene encoding glutamine-hydrolyzing carbamoyl-phosphate synthase small subunit gives MSLSDAVPALLVLADGSTYRGWSFGATGTAIGEIVFNTGMTGYQEVLTDPSYCGQIVIFTYPEIGNTGINSEDEESNQPHIKGAIARNICHKPSNWRSTQSLPNYLQQHHIPGIYGIDTRALTRKIRMFGAMNGGISTAILDETELLEMVQAAPNMTGLNLVKEVTTPTVYEWMEATTTPWEFNPEAVAKISETFTVVALDFGVKRNILRRLASYGCRVIVVPADTQPEEILKYNPDGIFLSNGPGDPAAVTEGINTTRALLESQKPIFGICMGHQILGHALGAETFKLKFGHRGLNQPAGLQERVEITSQNHSFALNPDSLPTATVEISHLNLNDLTVAGVRHKTLPVFSVQYHPEASPGPHDADYLFEQFVLKMQAARQ, from the coding sequence ATGTCCTTATCTGACGCAGTACCTGCTCTACTTGTCCTAGCAGATGGCTCTACTTATCGTGGTTGGTCTTTCGGCGCTACAGGAACTGCCATTGGCGAAATCGTGTTCAACACTGGTATGACCGGATATCAAGAAGTGTTAACCGATCCTAGTTACTGTGGACAAATCGTCATTTTTACCTATCCCGAAATAGGAAACACTGGTATTAATTCCGAAGATGAAGAATCAAATCAACCCCATATTAAAGGAGCGATCGCTCGCAATATATGTCATAAACCTAGTAACTGGCGTTCCACCCAATCCCTACCCAACTACCTGCAACAGCACCACATTCCCGGTATTTACGGCATAGATACCCGCGCCCTCACCCGGAAAATTCGGATGTTTGGAGCCATGAATGGCGGCATTTCCACCGCAATTCTCGACGAAACAGAATTGTTAGAAATGGTACAAGCAGCACCCAACATGACAGGCTTAAACCTAGTCAAAGAAGTCACCACACCAACCGTTTACGAATGGATGGAAGCCACAACCACCCCTTGGGAATTCAACCCCGAAGCCGTAGCTAAAATTAGCGAAACCTTCACCGTCGTCGCCCTAGACTTTGGAGTCAAGCGGAATATCTTACGCCGTCTCGCCAGTTATGGATGTCGCGTCATAGTTGTTCCTGCCGATACACAACCAGAAGAAATTCTCAAATACAATCCAGATGGTATTTTCCTCTCCAACGGACCAGGAGACCCCGCCGCCGTCACAGAAGGTATCAACACCACCAGAGCCTTGCTAGAGAGCCAAAAACCCATATTTGGCATTTGCATGGGACACCAAATTTTAGGTCATGCCCTGGGAGCAGAAACCTTTAAACTAAAATTTGGACATCGCGGTTTAAATCAACCTGCCGGCTTACAAGAAAGAGTGGAAATTACCAGCCAAAACCACAGTTTTGCCTTGAACCCAGACTCCTTACCCACAGCCACAGTTGAAATCAGCCATTTGAACCTCAATGATCTGACCGTAGCTGGAGTCCGTCACAAGACCCTACCTGTGTTTTCTGTCCAGTACCACCCAGAAGCCAGTCCTGGACCCCATGATGCCGATTACTTATTTGAGCAGTTTGTACTAAAAATGCAAGCAGCACGGCAATAA
- a CDS encoding retropepsin-like aspartic protease family protein, with product MLQYFLSRTALIFCSVSLAVLTVACNQDQQTKIAGESKQSLSNGSLAAIRSSSQRKQLLASPNSTPRASASTQLSSLEMALDKAAGAKSISQSAVSVDDWKLVVNQWQDAIALMKQVRRNSGNFAFAQRQILEYRRQVALARRKAYPKNLASSVTQPQSVVIEVPQLPGNGIISARPSDKALKPSLSKSKPSFSPLPTLPRNHEVFIAPIKRRVGGTPIIEVTFNGTQQFEMIVDTGASGTVITQKIAAALGVVTVGKAKANTASAKAVEFPIGYLDSMEAGGMIVNKVPVAIAGTELETGLLGHDFFGNYDVTIKRNVVEFRPQGHSEANPSENPLNVPALSKGYRFVKFL from the coding sequence ATGCTTCAGTATTTTTTGTCCCGGACAGCCCTCATTTTTTGTTCCGTTAGTTTAGCGGTTTTGACTGTTGCTTGTAATCAAGATCAGCAGACAAAGATAGCTGGTGAGTCTAAACAATCTTTATCAAATGGGAGTTTGGCAGCTATCCGTTCTTCCAGTCAACGTAAACAACTGTTAGCTAGTCCAAATTCAACGCCACGAGCATCTGCTTCCACCCAATTAAGTTCTTTGGAAATGGCACTAGATAAAGCTGCTGGTGCTAAAAGTATCAGCCAATCCGCTGTATCTGTGGATGATTGGAAGTTGGTGGTGAATCAGTGGCAAGATGCGATCGCTCTGATGAAGCAAGTTAGGCGCAATAGTGGCAATTTTGCCTTTGCTCAACGTCAAATCCTTGAATACCGCCGTCAAGTTGCCTTAGCTCGCCGGAAGGCTTACCCCAAAAATTTAGCATCTTCTGTAACTCAGCCGCAATCAGTGGTCATTGAGGTTCCTCAACTACCGGGTAATGGGATAATTTCGGCTCGTCCCTCTGATAAAGCTCTAAAACCATCCTTATCTAAATCTAAGCCTAGTTTCTCGCCACTACCCACCCTCCCTCGCAACCACGAGGTATTTATTGCCCCAATTAAACGGCGAGTTGGTGGTACACCAATTATTGAAGTTACTTTCAATGGGACACAGCAGTTTGAGATGATTGTAGATACGGGGGCGAGTGGGACTGTGATTACCCAGAAGATAGCAGCGGCTTTGGGTGTAGTTACTGTCGGCAAAGCTAAAGCGAATACTGCCAGTGCCAAAGCGGTAGAATTCCCCATTGGCTATCTTGATTCTATGGAAGCCGGGGGCATGATCGTAAATAAGGTCCCAGTAGCGATCGCTGGTACAGAATTAGAAACAGGACTTTTAGGACATGACTTTTTCGGTAATTACGATGTAACTATCAAACGTAATGTCGTAGAATTTCGTCCCCAAGGCCACTCAGAAGCTAATCCTTCAGAAAATCCACTAAATGTTCCAGCTTTGTCCAAGGGCTACCGCTTTGTAAAATTTCTTTAG
- the trpD gene encoding anthranilate phosphoribosyltransferase — protein MDFTIWSNLLKQLLERQSLSRTQAAELMQGWINETIPPELSGAILMALNFKGICAEELTGMAEVLKSLSSISMNKGGETPSQRLIDTCGTGGDGASTFNISTAVAFVVAAAGVPVAKHGSRSASSLTGSADVLEALGVNLTAASEKVQAAVQEVGITFLFAPGWHPALKAVAPLRRNLKVRTVFNLLGPLVNPLNPTGQVIGVFDPQLIETVAEALNLLGTQTAVVLHGREKLDEAGLGDITDLAILKDGKVFLTTVDPQEIGVIPAPITAVKGGDAQENAVILKKVLQGKGTQAQQDIVALNASLALQVAGVVPWLNHAQGVTVAKEILQSGSPWTKLEHLVDFLKD, from the coding sequence ATGGATTTTACTATTTGGTCTAACTTACTCAAACAATTATTGGAACGGCAATCATTATCCCGGACTCAAGCCGCAGAATTGATGCAAGGATGGATAAATGAAACGATTCCCCCAGAACTGTCAGGGGCAATTTTAATGGCCTTGAACTTTAAAGGAATTTGTGCTGAAGAATTAACAGGAATGGCAGAAGTATTAAAATCCCTGTCTTCTATATCCATGAACAAGGGCGGGGAAACACCGTCCCAACGGTTAATTGATACTTGTGGTACAGGTGGTGATGGGGCATCAACCTTTAATATTTCCACCGCTGTCGCCTTTGTAGTGGCTGCTGCTGGTGTACCTGTGGCTAAACATGGTAGTCGTTCTGCTTCCAGTCTCACGGGAAGCGCGGATGTTTTAGAAGCCTTGGGAGTAAATTTGACTGCTGCCAGTGAAAAAGTCCAAGCAGCAGTGCAAGAGGTAGGAATTACATTTTTATTCGCCCCTGGGTGGCATCCAGCCCTGAAAGCCGTTGCCCCATTACGGCGAAATCTCAAAGTGCGGACTGTGTTTAATTTACTAGGACCTTTAGTAAATCCCCTGAATCCTACTGGTCAGGTAATTGGTGTTTTTGATCCTCAACTGATAGAAACCGTTGCTGAAGCCTTAAATCTCTTGGGAACACAAACAGCGGTGGTTCTCCATGGACGAGAAAAATTAGATGAAGCTGGTTTGGGCGATATTACCGATTTGGCGATTTTAAAAGATGGTAAAGTATTCCTAACTACTGTTGATCCCCAGGAAATTGGTGTGATTCCTGCTCCCATTACCGCTGTTAAGGGTGGTGACGCACAAGAAAATGCGGTGATTCTTAAAAAAGTTTTGCAAGGGAAAGGCACACAAGCGCAACAAGATATAGTGGCGTTAAATGCTTCCCTGGCATTGCAAGTAGCAGGTGTAGTTCCCTGGCTAAATCATGCCCAAGGGGTGACTGTAGCTAAAGAAATTTTACAAAGCGGTAGCCCTTGGACAAAGCTGGAACATTTAGTGGATTTTCTGAAGGATTAG
- a CDS encoding DNA adenine methylase: MNIKSPLRYPGGKSRAIKSIAECLPEKFSEFREPFVGGGSVFIYLKQRFPNLKISINDLNPELFLFWHLAKSDLPKLVSAVRQVKENSQDGKLLFAELAHVNVNTLSELERAVRFFVLNRITFSGTIESGGFSLESFHKRFTNSSIDRLEKLENILTQDIKVTNLDYSHLINEPGKEVFIFLDPPYVKAEKSKLYGKKGDLHTGFDHQRFASNLKQCPHNWLITYDDCPEIRENFKWANIITWELQYGMNNYKQKKAEKGKELFISNYQIPDFLKKSGI; this comes from the coding sequence ATGAATATCAAAAGTCCTCTCCGTTATCCTGGTGGAAAATCAAGAGCAATTAAAAGCATCGCTGAATGTCTTCCAGAAAAGTTTTCTGAATTCAGAGAACCTTTTGTTGGTGGTGGTTCAGTTTTCATTTATCTCAAACAACGATTTCCCAATTTAAAGATTTCCATTAACGATTTAAACCCAGAATTATTTTTATTTTGGCATTTGGCAAAATCTGATTTACCAAAATTAGTTTCCGCAGTTCGTCAAGTTAAAGAAAATTCTCAAGATGGAAAATTACTTTTTGCCGAATTAGCTCATGTAAATGTTAACACCTTATCAGAGTTAGAAAGAGCGGTCCGGTTTTTTGTTCTGAATAGAATTACATTTTCTGGAACTATAGAATCCGGTGGATTTTCTTTAGAATCTTTTCATAAAAGATTTACCAATTCATCAATAGATAGACTAGAAAAATTAGAAAATATACTAACACAAGATATCAAAGTTACTAACTTAGATTATAGCCATCTGATTAATGAACCAGGAAAAGAAGTATTCATATTTTTAGATCCTCCTTATGTTAAAGCCGAAAAATCTAAATTATATGGAAAAAAAGGAGATTTACATACAGGATTTGATCATCAAAGATTTGCTTCAAATTTAAAACAATGTCCCCATAACTGGTTAATTACCTATGACGATTGCCCAGAAATCAGAGAAAACTTTAAATGGGCAAATATCATTACATGGGAATTACAATATGGCATGAATAACTATAAACAAAAAAAAGCCGAAAAAGGCAAAGAACTATTTATTAGTAATTATCAGATCCCCGACTTCTTAAAGAAGTCGGGGATCTAA
- a CDS encoding cytochrome b/b6 domain-containing protein — MNRSAPYQPLIFRILHGISGILGIGAIISGFLVYNTFDKRFGYIAIPKINPIQDIHGTLAVFFLILLPFFAVYSFHAGKRRLLQPDSIQNLTQFGKPIWWVSLQRLVNTKMLLAAVLVVVSGRMMKEEWLPLGELDHVWYYAHLIAWVIIIFCLAIHVLMSAKVGGAPLLLSILSWKFRPEDSPTNWYSRLCVWLGNFSHNLREEINQFMKGGLLLQIIEVIVLGGIISAFILPLFFSGGQ; from the coding sequence ATGAATCGTTCAGCCCCCTATCAACCATTAATATTCCGAATCCTGCATGGTATAAGCGGGATTTTAGGAATTGGTGCAATTATTAGCGGATTCTTAGTTTACAATACTTTTGACAAAAGATTTGGATATATCGCAATTCCCAAAATCAATCCTATACAGGATATTCATGGGACATTAGCAGTATTTTTCTTGATTTTACTGCCATTTTTTGCTGTTTATAGTTTTCATGCTGGAAAAAGACGACTGTTACAACCAGACTCTATCCAAAATCTAACTCAATTTGGTAAACCAATTTGGTGGGTAAGTCTGCAACGTTTAGTGAATACTAAAATGTTGCTTGCTGCTGTTTTAGTGGTGGTATCTGGGAGAATGATGAAGGAAGAATGGCTACCACTAGGAGAACTTGATCATGTTTGGTATTATGCTCATCTCATAGCTTGGGTAATCATAATTTTTTGTTTAGCAATTCATGTTTTGATGTCGGCTAAAGTTGGTGGTGCGCCATTATTATTATCAATATTATCCTGGAAATTCCGTCCAGAAGATAGTCCTACTAACTGGTATAGTCGTCTCTGTGTTTGGTTGGGTAATTTTTCCCATAATCTTCGGGAAGAAATTAATCAGTTTATGAAGGGTGGTTTATTATTGCAAATTATTGAGGTAATTGTCTTAGGGGGAATTATCTCAGCATTTATTTTACCTTTGTTTTTTTCTGGTGGTCAATAA
- a CDS encoding dynamin family protein has product MEPDKLARLKEYGEFILRKIDSVPQRPSQEEDWVPTSLDDCLLRLREAAQKTVELANSPVKIGVMGEFSSGKSLLLGSLIGYADALPVSENPTTGNVTAIHIKTQDDFATTQVNNYTVEYLSHEGVNECLHFILKEANRRATSAGVTPLQVAKIKTGKDISIWCEEVWKSSNNLELRYLVRELVLFLRAYQAYGEALCGRFYQIDGITAREGLQLAEMPMAIQSLKFEDLPAANVRLPNAPQRLGTQLLQTSFLLIRRVDIEVKISREIWDVTGAEEFVLLDFPGLGAANSGARDTFLSLRELAQVQTILVLLNGKSPGSDRAHKIFTMMQQQRPGQDLKDLILVGVGRFDQLPLESEGGERELDLLINNQSDSQPLQTNTVFQKLKVLKTIIDGAEAFTSQKDRIVLLSPLLGLAELAKRSGQVKAGSEEFLANLDYPEYLERPKKLQQKWRDLSESLLAADGRNQLGKQLGYFAQDGGISKLRELIQTHVANHGLKQLYEDTRRAADGIRQQQEYLKEIIAEIHEQGIPTVDTPALLELRLAIESLDRTYRNFQKDLGKEQLKDRRGIVVTDVIKDELTLKILNWSQWTLLFNKIQNGTITLAEFKGAAGKLFDRGNRVNTSIPTKSDDFYPAFEKTVRELENFASDRIRQAVIDLLSSLAHQITLEREKLQAILQPEMEQEIESKFGLEEADLFYKLLLGSDPRQWKEAIIAEINNHNQTIKPESIFPLARQDEKHSVGQIFDWSPERNQNPSRSVNHQLFVLRLRDEITASASLHLVQYVSESNQQVNIEINGILDQIIPSLQNLSKKEALLRYIAARDSQTELAIPAWLEILTDIATINEEELFTCI; this is encoded by the coding sequence ATGGAACCAGACAAGCTGGCGCGATTGAAAGAGTACGGTGAATTTATCCTCCGCAAAATTGACTCAGTTCCCCAACGCCCTTCCCAAGAGGAAGATTGGGTTCCCACTAGCCTTGATGATTGTCTGTTGCGGCTGCGAGAGGCGGCACAGAAAACTGTTGAACTAGCCAACTCACCAGTGAAAATTGGCGTAATGGGGGAGTTTAGCAGCGGAAAAAGTTTGCTGCTAGGCAGTCTGATTGGTTATGCAGATGCTTTACCTGTGAGTGAAAATCCGACAACAGGTAATGTCACAGCTATTCATATTAAAACCCAGGATGATTTTGCAACTACTCAAGTAAATAATTATACGGTGGAATATTTATCCCATGAAGGGGTAAATGAGTGCTTACACTTCATTCTCAAAGAAGCAAACCGTCGCGCTACGTCCGCTGGGGTGACACCTTTACAGGTAGCTAAAATTAAAACCGGTAAGGATATCAGTATTTGGTGTGAGGAAGTTTGGAAAAGCTCAAATAATTTAGAGTTGCGTTATTTGGTGCGGGAGTTAGTGTTATTTTTGCGGGCTTATCAGGCTTATGGTGAGGCTTTATGCGGTCGCTTTTACCAAATTGATGGCATTACTGCTCGTGAGGGTTTACAACTGGCAGAAATGCCAATGGCGATTCAATCTCTCAAGTTTGAGGATTTACCAGCGGCGAATGTTCGCTTACCAAATGCGCCACAACGATTAGGAACGCAATTATTACAAACCAGTTTTCTCTTAATTCGTCGCGTTGATATTGAAGTGAAAATATCACGGGAAATTTGGGATGTTACGGGTGCAGAAGAATTTGTGTTGTTGGATTTTCCGGGGTTGGGTGCTGCTAATTCTGGGGCTAGGGATACATTTTTATCGTTGCGAGAATTGGCACAAGTACAGACAATTCTAGTCTTACTGAATGGTAAATCACCGGGGAGCGATCGCGCCCATAAAATCTTCACAATGATGCAGCAACAACGCCCAGGACAAGACCTCAAGGATTTAATTCTCGTCGGTGTGGGACGTTTTGATCAACTGCCTTTAGAAAGTGAAGGTGGAGAAAGAGAACTAGATTTATTAATTAATAATCAATCTGATTCTCAACCGTTACAAACAAATACAGTTTTCCAAAAATTAAAAGTTCTCAAAACCATTATTGATGGAGCGGAAGCATTTACCAGTCAAAAAGACAGAATTGTTTTATTATCACCCCTGTTAGGATTAGCTGAATTAGCCAAACGTTCTGGTCAAGTGAAAGCAGGTTCTGAGGAATTTCTCGCTAATTTAGATTATCCAGAATATCTGGAAAGACCGAAAAAATTACAACAGAAATGGAGAGATTTAAGTGAATCTTTATTAGCAGCAGATGGGAGAAATCAATTAGGGAAACAATTGGGTTATTTTGCTCAAGATGGTGGTATTAGTAAATTAAGAGAACTAATTCAAACTCATGTTGCTAATCACGGACTAAAGCAATTATATGAAGATACCCGTCGGGCGGCTGATGGTATTCGTCAACAACAAGAATATCTCAAAGAAATTATTGCCGAAATTCACGAACAAGGTATACCAACAGTTGATACTCCGGCTTTACTAGAATTGAGATTAGCTATAGAAAGTTTAGATAGAACCTACAGAAACTTTCAAAAAGATTTAGGTAAAGAACAGTTGAAAGACCGCCGAGGTATTGTAGTTACTGATGTCATTAAAGATGAACTAACTTTAAAAATTTTGAATTGGAGTCAGTGGACATTATTATTTAATAAAATCCAAAATGGCACAATTACCTTAGCAGAATTTAAAGGTGCAGCGGGGAAATTATTTGATAGAGGAAATCGGGTTAATACCTCCATACCGACTAAGAGTGATGACTTTTATCCAGCCTTTGAGAAAACAGTTAGAGAACTGGAGAACTTTGCGAGCGATCGCATTCGTCAAGCCGTGATAGACTTATTAAGCTCATTGGCACATCAAATCACCTTAGAACGAGAAAAACTACAAGCCATTCTTCAGCCAGAAATGGAACAAGAAATTGAATCAAAATTTGGACTTGAAGAAGCAGATTTATTTTATAAACTGTTACTAGGATCTGATCCTCGTCAATGGAAAGAAGCAATTATTGCCGAAATCAATAACCATAATCAAACCATCAAACCAGAAAGTATTTTTCCCCTAGCTAGACAAGACGAAAAACACAGTGTTGGGCAAATTTTTGATTGGTCACCAGAAAGAAATCAAAACCCATCAAGAAGTGTCAATCATCAACTTTTCGTATTACGACTGCGAGATGAAATTACCGCTAGTGCTAGTCTTCACCTTGTGCAATATGTCAGTGAAAGCAATCAGCAAGTAAATATAGAAATCAATGGAATTTTAGATCAAATTATTCCCAGCTTGCAAAACCTTTCCAAAAAAGAAGCACTACTAAGATATATTGCTGCAAGAGATTCACAAACCGAATTAGCCATTCCAGCTTGGCTAGAAATCTTAACCGATATTGCCACAATTAATGAAGAAGAATTATTTACCTGCATTTAA